The sequence below is a genomic window from Pseudomonadota bacterium.
ACAAGGCCTTCGATGGCGAGGCCTCGTCGGCATCGTGGGCCACCGTCGGCTATGTCCCGCAAGAGCCCCGCCTCGACGAAGACAAGACGGTGCTCGAGAACATCCGTGAGGGCGCATCTGACGTGGTGGCCCTGCTGAAGCGCTACGACGAGGTGAACGAGGCCTTCGGCACGTGCGACGACGACAAGAAGATGGAGAAGCTGCTCGCCGAGCAGGCCCGCCTGCTCGACGAGATCGAGGCGTGCGACGGCTGGCAGCTCGATCGCATCTGCGAGCTCGCCATCAAGGCCATGCATCTGCCGCCCGCCGACGCGGAGGTCAAGCACCTGTCCGGCGGCGAGAAGCGCCGCGTCGCCCTGGCTCGGGTGCTGCTGCAGCAGCCCGACATGCTGCTCCTCGACGAGCCCACCAACCACCTCGACGCCGAGGCGGTGGCCTGGCTCGAGAAGCACCTGGCCGACTACGACGGCTGCATCGTGGCGGTGACGCACGATCGATACTTCCTCGACAACGTCGCCGGCTGGATCCTCGAGCTCGACCGTGGCAAGGGCCTCCCGTTCAAGGGCAACTACTCCGGCTGGCTCGAGCAGAAGGAGGCTCGGCTGGCCCAGGAAGAGCGCGAGGAGAACGCGCGTCAGAAGACCCTCAAGCGCGAGCTCGAGTGGGTGCGCCTGTCGCCCAAGGCACGTCAGGCCAAGAACAAGGCCCGCGTGCAGTCCTACGACAAGCTGGCCGCCCAGGCCAAGGAGTCGAGACAAGACACCATCGAGCTCGACCTGCCCCCCGGCCCGCCTCTCGGCGGCAAGGTGGTGGAGTTCAAGAACGTCACCAAGGGCTTCGGCGAGCGCACCCTCATCAAGGATCTCACCTTCAGCCTGCCGCGCGGCGGCATCGTGGGCGTCATCGGACCGAACGGTGCGGGCAAGACCACCCTGTTCCGCATGATCACGGGGGAGCAGAAGCCCGACGTGGGCAGCATCGAGGTCGGCGAGAGCGTGCAGCTGTCGTATGTCGACCAGTCGCGTGACGCCCTCACGCCGGACAAGCTGGTGTACGAAGAGATCAGCGAGGGCCAGGACCCCATCAAGTACGGCAACCGGGAGATCCCGGCCCGTGCCTACGCGGCGCGCTTCAACTTCAAGGGCAGCGACCAGCAGAAGCGCGTCGGCGACCTGTCCGGCGGTGAGCGCAACCGCGTGCACATGGCGAAGATGCTCAAGAGCGGGGGCAACGTGCTGCTGCTCGACGAGCCGTCAAACGACCTCGACGTCGATACCCTGCGCGCTCTCGAAGAGGGGCTGCTCGAGTTCCCGGGCTGCGCCGTGATCATCAGCCACGACCGCTGGTTCCTCGATCGCATCGCCACCCACATCCTCGCATTCGAGGGCGACGGTGGCGTGCACTTCTTCGACGGCAACTACAGCGAGTACGAGGAAGATCGCAAGCGACGGCTGGGCGACAAGGCGTCTCAGCCGCACGAGTACCGCAAGAAGGCCGCGGCCAAGGTCTGAGGTCGATGCGGTATGTGGCGCTGCTGGGGCAGCCCGTCGGGCACTCGGTCTCTCCCGCCATGCAGGAGGCCGCCTTTGCCCACGTCGGGCTGCCCTGGCGCTACCTGACGTTCGACGTCTCCCCCGAGCGGTTCCCCGAAGCCGTGCACAGCCTGCGCGCGCTGGGCTTCGTGGGGGCCAACGTCACCGTGCCGCACAAAGCCGCCGCGGCCGCCCTGGCCGACTCGGTCGAGCCCAGGGTTGGCAGAAGCGGCGCCTGCAACACGCTGCGCTTCACCGAAACGCACATCGAGGGCTTCAACACCGACGTTGCGGGCTTCGTCAGCGACCTCGACACAAGCTTCGGGACAGGCGTGCTCAACGGGGCCTCAGTGGTGGTGGTGGGCGCTGGCGGCGCCGCTCGCGCAGCGCTGCTCGCCTGCGCCGAGCAGAAAGCTCGCAGCGTGACGTTGCTCAACCGATCGCGCG
It includes:
- the ettA gene encoding energy-dependent translational throttle protein EttA → MTAQYIFNMNRLRKVHGTKEVLKDITLSFFPNAKIGVLGPNGAGKSTLLRIMAGEDKAFDGEASSASWATVGYVPQEPRLDEDKTVLENIREGASDVVALLKRYDEVNEAFGTCDDDKKMEKLLAEQARLLDEIEACDGWQLDRICELAIKAMHLPPADAEVKHLSGGEKRRVALARVLLQQPDMLLLDEPTNHLDAEAVAWLEKHLADYDGCIVAVTHDRYFLDNVAGWILELDRGKGLPFKGNYSGWLEQKEARLAQEEREENARQKTLKRELEWVRLSPKARQAKNKARVQSYDKLAAQAKESRQDTIELDLPPGPPLGGKVVEFKNVTKGFGERTLIKDLTFSLPRGGIVGVIGPNGAGKTTLFRMITGEQKPDVGSIEVGESVQLSYVDQSRDALTPDKLVYEEISEGQDPIKYGNREIPARAYAARFNFKGSDQQKRVGDLSGGERNRVHMAKMLKSGGNVLLLDEPSNDLDVDTLRALEEGLLEFPGCAVIISHDRWFLDRIATHILAFEGDGGVHFFDGNYSEYEEDRKRRLGDKASQPHEYRKKAAAKV
- the aroE gene encoding shikimate dehydrogenase, whose amino-acid sequence is MRYVALLGQPVGHSVSPAMQEAAFAHVGLPWRYLTFDVSPERFPEAVHSLRALGFVGANVTVPHKAAAAALADSVEPRVGRSGACNTLRFTETHIEGFNTDVAGFVSDLDTSFGTGVLNGASVVVVGAGGAARAALLACAEQKARSVTLLNRSRERAEALAAAFPDLSLAIAPLADEPFAAAVANATLVVQTTSAGMSPSVDVTPAAWPGTLPSGLAVYDLIYRPRRTRFLQDAAARGAKVCDGLGMLVEQGAAAFEHWTGQPAPRELMRKAAEDALT